Proteins from a genomic interval of Lolium perenne isolate Kyuss_39 chromosome 1, Kyuss_2.0, whole genome shotgun sequence:
- the LOC127347464 gene encoding uncharacterized protein gives MGDSAPPPPQPYESPSDRIRASRELARLTRREGKPPVIGVRLQDDIMEAVGCPLKSYAMGSVDRKNQSQSPRSTAAWVRKSNCDPGEMSTSRGGKSTEGRATSDHDGRTRDFLTMELGGREPTTLHDGRWTMQPRMSHRPLGLLTAPPAGGGEKGGLVKKPTHPKPTGGASMVPGQRRRALLASDRQLAMDGNWHDADVKEEMGLPQGNEAKIGGAVDMGDDVYLEFDEEETKEQEPKEPTSWKLLARYMASFKPHTKAMFRRFIEEVWHLRSGIEYSEKGKNYYMITLVSKGDYDFVKRGGPWIFNQNALIVTDLDESLQPSETALNAVPVWVRIYDVPWGKHNETWGYRYGDGLGKTLEVDVPATEQQKKEFFRVRVNLPYDRRLQTRIITGVKDKPQEAKVFKLKYERVPYYCSHCGFMGHKSDECEKMILGTPSLDYDAHELRCSPYKKFEYRTYFVPPAGQASAKRNLSFSSFGSAGSFKHFNQTGRKTSRRPSVSPEYTPSQDDSVDDNNSMPPLMDDPLLAVDVDRDDVDANLDRDIGPVQAEVESSLAAQVDAMLVTSNTVARDASEPIIQFPDEDGQEEGKVQQNHTHIGMTADMLAQMQRIQAQHGAASGSGSWARVSRPSDMIPALHGLSDLQVSFGSLSDVEMPPADTILGKRSAEEPEVQGECLDLALGLDYDGQKEGGTPKKGKLQNMGRGAERREVEVVYKRNRKLSATGHKPPGKLRRPNDGSRQEK, from the exons ATGGGCGACTctgccccgccgccgccccaaCCCTACGAGAGTCCTTCGGATCGCATTCGGGCGTCGAGAGAGCTCGCGCGTCTCACGCGTCGAGAAGGAAAACCGCCTGTGATCGGAGTCCGTCTTCAGGACGACATCATGGAGGCGGTAGG gtgCCCTTTAAAATCCTACGCGATGGGATCTGTAGATCGCAAAAACCAGAGTCAATCGCCTCGTTCGACTGCTGCTTGGGTACGAAAATCCAATTGCGATCCTGGGGAGATGTCTACGTCAAGGGGAGGAAAGTCGACGGAGGGAAGAGCTACTTCAGATCACGACGGACGGACGCGGGATTTCCTCACCATGGAATTGGGTGGCCGTGAACCGACGACTCTGCATGATGGCCGATGGACTATGCAGCCGCGGATGTCGCACAGGCCTCTGGGACTACTGACGGCGCCGCCGGCTGGTGGGGGTGAAAAAGGGGGCCTCGTTAAGAAGCCTACCCACCCGAAGCCTACTGGTGGTGCTTCAATGGTTCCAGGGCAACGGCGTAGAGCCCTTTTGGCATCTGATCGGCAGCTGGCAATGGATGGAAATTGGCATGACGCAGATGTGAAGGAGGAGATGGGGTTACCACAAGGCAATGAAGCGAAGATTGGTGGAGCAGTTGATATGGGAGATGATGTATACCTGGAATTTGATGAAGAAGAAACGAAGGAGCAAGAACCAAAAGAGCCCACGTCCTGGAAGCTTCTTGCAAGGTATATGGCTAGCTTCAAGCCGCATACAAAAGCCATGTTTAGACGGTTCATCGAGGAGGTCTGGCACCTTAGAAGCGGCATTGAGTACTCGGAGAAGGGGAAGAATTACTATATGATTACCCTGGTTTCCAAGGGTGACTACGATTTCGTGAAGCGGGGAGGGCCGTGGATTTTTAACCAAAATGCCTTGATTGTTACTGATCTGGATGAGTCCTTGCAGCCATCTGAGACAGCTCTGAATGCAGTACCGGTGTGGGTGCGCATCTATGATGTACCATGGGGGAAACATAATGAAACTTGGGGCTACCGCTACGGTGATGGCTTGGGCAAGACTTTAGAGGTGGATGTGCCAGCCACTGAGCAgcagaagaaggagttctttcggGTGCGAGTTAACCTGCCATATGATCGACGGCTACAGACCCGTATAATTACAGGAGTGAAGGACAAACCACAAGAGGCAAAGGTATTTAAGCTAAAGTACGAGCGCGTACCTTACTACTGTTCGCATTGCGGCTTTATGGGGCATAAAAGTGATGAGTGCGAGAAGATGATACTGGGAACGCCTTCCTTAGACTATGATGCCCACGAGCTAAGGTGTAGCCCCTATAAAAAATTCGAGTACAGAACCTACTTTGTGCCACCAGCAGGCCAAGCATCGGCGAAACGTAATTTGAGCTTTTCAAGCTTTGGCAGTGCAGGCTCCTTTAAACACTTTAACCAGACTGGGAGGAAGACAAGCAGAAGACCTAGTGTGTCACCAGAATATACACCATCGCAGGATGATTCAGTGGATGATAATAATAGCATGCCTCCTCTGATGGATGATCCCCTACTAGCTGTTGATGTTGATCGCGATGACGTGGATGCAAACTTGGACAGGGATATAGGGCCGGTGCAGGCAGAAGTGGAGTCGTCCCTAGCTGCTCAGGTGGACGCGATGTTGGTGACATCCAACACAGTTGCACGGGATGCTTCTGAGCCAATTATCCAGTTTCCTGATGAGGATGGCCAAGAGGAGGGCAAAGTACAGCAAAACCATACTCACATAGGTATGACGGCTGATATGCTTGCACAGATGCAGCGTATACAAGCCCAACATGGTGCAGCATCGGGAAGTGGTAGCTGGGCTCGAGTGTCGCGTCCTAGTGACATGATACCGGCGTTGCATGGGTTATCAGACCTGCAGGTTTCCTTTGGTTCTTTAAGCGATGTGGAGATGCCCCCGGCTGATACTATCCTGGGAAAACGCAGTGCGGAGGAGCCGGAGGTGCAAGGCGAATGTCTGGATCTAGCCCTGGGGTTGGATTATGATGGCCAGAAGGAAGGTGGTACACCAAAGAAGGGGAAGCTGCAGAACATGGGACGGGGAGCTGAAAGGCGCGAGGTTGAGGTGGTCTACAAGAGGAACAGGAAACTGTCAGCAACCGGACACAAGCCTCCCGGTAAACTGAGGAGACCTAATGATGGGTCTCGTCAGGAGAAATGA